The following are encoded in a window of Planctomycetota bacterium genomic DNA:
- a CDS encoding NPCBM/NEW2 domain-containing protein: protein MKTILAIIIILFSGYIYATPTGTQVTDLDGRVFEGDGIRFENNNQVVLLSKGVTPTSFACNNLVGISFHGNPVTPSIQAGAGFRITLVNQDVLYGVISDTAKNGFAVYNSILGKIVLNFEQISAIERMEDKEPLSLKIMDAVRKTEREDTIFLLSGDMDSGIVISLTPESVSIRSTLYNQDRTYKMKDVWAINLFSFPAAPQKTAGNDLPAVVYLADNSRLNGSISQSLSEQTLGLVQGKVNYQIPIQGVSFICFRNSRCIYLSDLEPADAKEYISPDDKSRTFLWHYQRDRGLFSQKPIYLQGRKYSKGLAAHANCELTYKLDGSYQKFFATIGLSNESVKGENDELSGSVRFVIYTDGKKTYESEVFRKDSPPKDMSLDIRNAKEIRLVVSDAGDGYILDRAAWALARVIK from the coding sequence ATGAAAACCATATTAGCCATAATTATTATCCTCTTTAGCGGTTATATCTATGCGACTCCGACTGGAACTCAGGTTACGGACCTTGACGGCCGCGTCTTTGAAGGGGATGGAATAAGATTTGAGAATAACAATCAGGTGGTTTTGTTGTCAAAAGGAGTCACTCCAACCTCTTTCGCCTGCAATAATCTGGTCGGGATATCGTTTCATGGTAATCCGGTCACCCCGTCTATTCAAGCCGGGGCCGGGTTCCGGATAACCCTGGTCAATCAGGATGTTTTATACGGCGTGATTTCAGATACGGCCAAGAACGGATTTGCGGTTTATAACAGCATCCTGGGCAAGATAGTTCTTAACTTTGAGCAGATATCAGCCATTGAAAGGATGGAGGACAAGGAGCCGCTGTCATTGAAGATAATGGATGCGGTTCGGAAGACCGAGCGTGAGGACACGATATTCCTCCTTTCAGGCGATATGGACAGCGGGATTGTCATTTCGCTCACCCCGGAGAGCGTCAGCATCAGGTCAACGCTCTATAACCAGGACCGGACCTATAAGATGAAAGACGTTTGGGCCATTAACCTGTTCTCATTCCCGGCCGCGCCACAAAAGACAGCCGGTAATGATTTACCGGCCGTGGTGTATCTGGCGGATAATTCCAGGTTAAATGGCTCCATTAGTCAGTCTCTATCAGAACAAACGCTTGGTCTGGTTCAGGGAAAAGTTAATTATCAGATTCCGATTCAAGGCGTAAGTTTCATCTGTTTCAGGAACAGCCGCTGTATTTACCTGTCTGATTTAGAGCCGGCAGATGCCAAGGAATATATCTCACCTGATGATAAGTCCAGAACTTTCCTCTGGCATTATCAGAGAGACAGAGGGCTGTTCAGCCAGAAACCCATTTATCTGCAAGGGCGGAAGTATTCCAAGGGGTTGGCCGCGCACGCCAATTGCGAACTTACCTATAAATTAGATGGTTCATACCAGAAGTTCTTTGCCACTATCGGCTTGTCTAACGAGAGCGTCAAAGGCGAGAATGACGAGTTATCAGGCAGCGTCAGGTTTGTTATCTATACAGACGGCAAAAAGACATACGAGAGCGAGGTCTTCAGGAAAGACAGCCCGCCTAAAGACATGTCCCTTGATATCAGGAACGCCAAGGAAATCAGGCTGGTGGTGAGTGATGCCGGAGACGGTTATATATTAGACCGCGCCGCCTGGGCCTTGGCTCGTGTAATTAAATAA
- the purF gene encoding amidophosphoribosyltransferase — MCGILGVCGSGNIVGELYNGLGALQHRGQDAAGIITCDQQFHLKKGNGLVQNIFNQKNIARLNGNMGIGHTRYPTIGGGDAEDAQPFYINVPLGIAMAHNGNVTNYSELKKALEKDSFYHLNSRCDVETILNVFANELANNNLRKFSPEMVFKAVHAVFKKVQGSYSVVGIIANKGMFAFRDPQGIKPLVFGRKDDNYAFASESVPLDILGYQLERDVMPGEAIFIQEQEPFFKAQRQLFSKRLMKKAHTPCIFEWIYFARPDSVMDGINVYEARLRLGEELAKEVIKRNIKADIVVPVPDSAKPAATTMAEKLGLPFREGLVKNRYIGRTFIMPLQEARESTVRQKLNPIRAEISGKKVLLVDDSIVRGTTSREIINLVKNAGAKEVYLAVTCPPLRYPCVYGIDMQTKNEFIARNKNEDKIAKEIGADKLIYQTLNGLTKAVSIRKFASSCSQGNNKYCTACFTGVYPTKISDSMFKEIEQDRRKAQCSC; from the coding sequence ATGTGCGGAATATTAGGTGTTTGCGGTTCTGGGAACATTGTCGGCGAGCTCTATAACGGCTTAGGCGCATTACAGCACCGGGGCCAGGATGCGGCCGGCATCATCACCTGCGACCAGCAGTTCCATCTCAAGAAGGGCAACGGACTGGTCCAGAATATATTCAACCAGAAGAATATCGCCCGTTTGAATGGTAATATGGGAATCGGCCATACCCGCTATCCGACTATCGGCGGCGGTGATGCCGAGGATGCCCAGCCATTTTATATCAATGTGCCGCTGGGTATTGCCATGGCCCATAACGGCAACGTCACCAATTACTCGGAACTAAAAAAGGCGCTGGAGAAAGACAGTTTCTACCATCTGAATTCCCGCTGTGATGTCGAGACCATCCTGAATGTCTTCGCCAATGAATTGGCAAATAATAATCTACGCAAGTTCTCTCCCGAAATGGTTTTTAAGGCGGTTCATGCTGTCTTCAAGAAGGTCCAGGGCAGTTATTCGGTGGTGGGCATAATCGCCAATAAAGGAATGTTTGCCTTCCGCGACCCGCAGGGCATCAAGCCGCTGGTCTTCGGCCGGAAGGACGATAATTACGCCTTTGCCTCGGAAAGCGTGCCGCTGGATATCCTGGGCTATCAACTGGAACGCGACGTGATGCCGGGCGAGGCGATTTTCATCCAGGAACAGGAACCGTTCTTCAAGGCCCAGCGCCAGTTGTTCTCCAAGCGCCTGATGAAGAAGGCCCATACGCCTTGCATTTTTGAATGGATATATTTTGCCCGGCCGGATTCCGTTATGGATGGTATCAATGTCTATGAAGCCCGGCTGCGGCTGGGCGAGGAACTGGCCAAAGAGGTCATCAAGCGGAATATCAAGGCCGATATCGTGGTGCCGGTTCCGGACAGCGCCAAGCCGGCCGCAACGACCATGGCCGAGAAACTGGGACTGCCCTTCCGCGAAGGACTGGTCAAGAACCGCTATATCGGACGGACCTTCATTATGCCCTTGCAGGAAGCGCGGGAAAGCACGGTCCGGCAAAAACTCAATCCCATCAGGGCCGAAATCAGCGGCAAGAAGGTTCTTCTGGTTGATGACAGCATTGTCCGGGGCACGACCTCACGCGAGATAATCAATCTGGTAAAAAACGCCGGAGCCAAAGAGGTCTATCTGGCCGTGACCTGCCCGCCCCTGAGGTATCCCTGCGTCTATGGCATTGATATGCAGACCAAGAACGAATTCATTGCTCGGAATAAAAACGAGGATAAGATTGCCAAGGAAATCGGCGCAGATAAATTGATTTACCAAACCCTGAACGGACTAACTAAGGCGGTCAGTATCAGGAAATTCGCATCCTCATGCAGCCAGGGGAATAACAAATATTGCACGGCCTGCTTTACCGGTGTCTATCCGACCAAGATATCGGACAGTATGTTTAAGGAGATAGAACAGGACCGGCGCAAGGCGCAGTGTTCGTGTTGA
- a CDS encoding four helix bundle protein, with amino-acid sequence MMKVNRFEDLECWKKARELTKMVYQIAANFTKDRRLVDQITGSAISTMNNIAEGFDSGGDNDFLRYLGYSRNSASEIQSCLYVALDQNYINQNKFDRIYQTATLCRKLIDGLRRYLRKK; translated from the coding sequence ATAATGAAAGTAAATAGATTCGAAGATTTAGAGTGCTGGAAGAAAGCCAGGGAACTTACAAAAATGGTTTACCAGATAGCCGCTAATTTTACCAAAGACAGGCGACTGGTAGACCAGATAACAGGGTCAGCAATTTCTACAATGAATAATATTGCCGAAGGATTTGATAGCGGCGGAGATAATGATTTCCTGCGCTATTTGGGCTATTCAAGAAACTCCGCTTCTGAGATTCAATCATGTTTATACGTCGCATTAGACCAAAACTATATTAACCAGAATAAATTTGACAGGATATATCAAACCGCAACGCTTTGTCGTAAACTAATAGATGGACTCAGGCGATATTTAAGGAAGAAATAA
- a CDS encoding Nramp family divalent metal transporter has product MGPGLITGNFGNDAGGITTYSVAGIDFGLGMLWMVIPVVAILLLYQDMSGRLGAVTGKGLSDLIRENFGVKASFYIMVGKFIAGIANAASNIAGIAAAMTLLNINYLSNKYLSVPMIVAALWILTIKANYKRFEKVFLVGILFYGCYIVAGFLAPVDWAEVRQAVITPSFSFDHKFLMLMVALIGTTLAPWMVFYHQSSVVEKGITISNYKYFRWEALFSGLSVGLVIFFIIVTASCLHGKGGSGVRSAEDVALALSPLGGSYTTYLFAIGLLIASIGAGIILPLSTSFSVCEIFGWESGVSKRFIEAPQFYGIFTLQLIIGTVIVLIPKISLIWIMIISQTLNGLLLPPVLIIMLILINKKKLMGEYRSGWLMNTAAITATVAITICALVLVVVGLSGG; this is encoded by the coding sequence ATGGGCCCGGGTTTGATTACCGGCAATTTCGGCAACGATGCCGGCGGTATCACCACCTATTCCGTAGCCGGGATTGATTTCGGGCTGGGCATGCTCTGGATGGTGATTCCGGTAGTGGCTATTTTATTGCTCTACCAGGATATGAGCGGACGATTAGGCGCGGTCACCGGCAAGGGTTTATCAGACCTCATCAGAGAAAACTTCGGGGTCAAGGCCTCGTTCTACATCATGGTCGGAAAGTTCATCGCCGGCATTGCCAACGCGGCCTCCAATATCGCCGGCATTGCCGCGGCTATGACGCTCTTAAATATCAATTATCTGTCCAATAAATACCTGTCCGTGCCGATGATAGTCGCGGCCCTGTGGATTCTGACCATCAAGGCCAACTATAAGCGGTTTGAGAAGGTCTTCCTGGTCGGCATCCTGTTCTACGGGTGTTATATCGTGGCCGGATTCCTGGCGCCGGTGGATTGGGCCGAGGTCAGACAGGCGGTCATCACGCCGTCATTCAGTTTCGACCATAAGTTCCTGATGCTGATGGTGGCCTTAATCGGCACCACCCTGGCGCCCTGGATGGTCTTCTATCACCAGTCCAGCGTGGTGGAAAAGGGCATCACCATTTCCAATTACAAGTATTTCAGGTGGGAGGCGCTGTTCTCGGGCCTGAGCGTCGGGCTGGTGATATTCTTTATTATCGTGACCGCCTCGTGCCTGCACGGTAAGGGCGGAAGCGGAGTCCGGAGCGCGGAAGACGTGGCACTGGCATTGTCTCCGCTGGGCGGGAGTTACACTACCTACCTGTTTGCCATCGGGTTATTGATTGCCTCAATCGGCGCCGGCATCATCCTGCCCCTGTCCACCTCGTTCTCGGTCTGCGAAATATTCGGCTGGGAGAGCGGCGTCTCCAAACGATTCATAGAAGCGCCCCAATTTTACGGCATATTTACCTTGCAATTGATTATCGGAACCGTTATAGTGTTGATTCCGAAGATTTCACTGATTTGGATAATGATTATCTCGCAGACCCTGAACGGGTTGCTGCTGCCGCCGGTGTTAATCATTATGCTCATCCTGATTAACAAGAAGAAGCTGATGGGCGAATACCGGAGCGGCTGGCTGATGAATACCGCGGCGATTACGGCCACCGTGGCCATCACCATCTGCGCCCTGGTGCTGGTGGTGGTCGGCTTGAGTGGCGGATAG
- a CDS encoding EamA family transporter, which translates to MQLNIVILLILTAILWGTTPIMEKKGLETTSPIVGLAFRNLAIIIAVFITVIVMGKTREVLSTPPKTMLLFAATGLIAGFLAMLTYFGALKLGATSKIIPISATYPLVTALLGILILGEQATLFRILGAGLIIGGVWLVKIG; encoded by the coding sequence ATGCAGCTAAATATTGTCATACTTCTGATTCTGACCGCCATACTCTGGGGCACTACGCCAATAATGGAAAAGAAGGGGCTGGAAACCACCTCGCCCATAGTCGGACTGGCATTCAGGAACCTGGCCATCATCATCGCGGTTTTCATCACTGTAATCGTAATGGGCAAGACCAGGGAAGTCCTGTCCACCCCGCCCAAGACCATGCTCCTGTTCGCGGCTACCGGACTGATTGCCGGTTTCCTGGCCATGCTGACCTATTTCGGGGCGCTGAAATTAGGCGCTACCTCAAAGATTATCCCGATTTCAGCCACCTATCCGTTAGTTACTGCCCTGCTGGGCATATTAATCCTGGGTGAACAGGCGACTCTGTTTCGGATTCTCGGCGCCGGACTGATTATCGGCGGTGTCTGGCTGGTGAAGATAGGATGA